From the Streptomyces nodosus genome, the window TCCTGGCGGCGCCGGTCCTTCTCACCGGTGGGCCGGTACAGATCGAGATCGCCCTCGAAGTGGCCCCGGAACCGGTAGCAGGTGGCCTCGAGGACGGCGGGCCCGTTCCCCGCCCGCGCGTGTGCGACCGCCTCGGCGAAGGCCTCCGCGACGGCCTCGACGTCCAGGCCGTCCACCCGTCTGCCCCACGCCCCGTAGGCGGCGGCCCGCTCGGCCAGTGTGGCGGTGGACGTCGACTCGGTGAACGGCACGGAGATCGCCCACTCGTTGTTCTCGATGAGCACCACCAGCGGCAGGTTCCAGGCACCGGCCATATTGAGGCTCTCGTGGAAGCCGCCGGTGTTGGCGCCGCCGTCACCGGTCACCCCGACCGCCACCGAGTCCCGCCCCTCCAACTGCGCGGCCCAGGCGTGTCCGAGCGCGACCGGCAGCGTCGCGCCGACGATGCCCGTGGTGGAGAAGCGGCGCTCCAGGTCGAACAGATGCATATGGCCGCCGTAGCCTCCGCACAGCCCGGTCGCCCGCTCGTAGATCTCCGCCAGCATCGGCCGCGCCGGGACTCCCTTGGCCAGCGCGTGCAGATGGCTGCGGTGCGTGCTGACCAGGGCGTCGTCGTCCCGCAGCGTGCCGACGAGCCCCGCCGCCACGGCCTCCTGCCCGATCCCGGTGTGGAGTTCGCCGTGGATCTCCCGGGTGGGTACGCCTTCCAGGCACGCCTCCTCGAAGCGGCGCATGCGCACCATCTCGGTGTAGCGGGCCACAAGGGTGGGTCCGTCCATGCTCTTCACTCCTCATTCCTGGTCGGGCTCGTCGGGCTCGTCGGGCTCGTCGGCACTTTCGAAACACGCCCTAGTGGTCCGGGCACGGCTGCTCCTCCAGTTCGACGACGGTGCGCGAGGGCGTCCAGCAGTAGGCGGCCCGGCCCTCGGAGAACTCGGTGACCTGCCCGATCAGCTCCCCGCCCGCCCCGACGAGCCCGTCGAGCGCGGCGTCGAGGTCGTCCACCAGGTGAGCCGTGTGGGCGACGCCGGGCCACACCGGCAGCCGGGGATCGGTACCCGCGGGCACATCCCGGAAGGACAGCAGCTCCAGCCGCACCCCGCTCACCGGGGACACGCACTGGACCAGGTCGCAGCCGAGCCCCGGGATGCCGAGCAGACCGCTGATCAGATCCGTCATCCCCAGGGCCTCGAAGGCCACCTCGAAGCCCAGCACCCGCCGGTGGAAGTCGACCGCCGCCCCCAGGTCCGGCACGACCACACCGCTGTGGTGCCAGGACCAGGTCCCGGCCGTGCCCGCGCGGGCCGGCCGCGGACGGGCCGCGGTATAGGCCCGCCAGCCCCCGTACGCCGAGATGTCCAGGTGGCGTCCCTCGGCCAGTTCCCGCGGATACAGGATGCCGTCCAGGGTGCGGCCGTCCGCCAGTTCGACCGGCCCCCGGTAGAGGCCCGGGGGCTCCCCGGCCTCCACGCGGCGCAGCACATCGGCCGGTACCCGGTAGACCTCGCCCGCCACCGAGACCCCGTGCGGGCCGTTCTCCTCCGAGGTCAGCCGGTACATCCCCGGATGCACATCGCCGACGGAATGCAGCCGGTACCGGGGCACGGTGCGGGCCTCGCCGAGGAATTCGGCGCCCGCGAGGTTGGGGTGCAGGGCGAGCCCCCGCATCAGGGTTCCGTTGACGAACAGGTCGGTGGTCGGTGCGGTGGTGGCTTCGGTCGTCGGCTCGGTGTCCACGAGGTTCTTCTTCCGGAGGTCGTCGGAGGGCATCGGCTAGCGGGCCATGGCGTACGCGCTGCGCCGGGGGTCGGCGCCGGCGGCGAGGACCCGGGGCCCGTCCGGGGGAGGGGGCACGAGATCGCCCACGGTCTGCACCGATCCGGCGTCGAACTCGTACGCGGGCCACGCCCGCACGTCGTGGCCGCGGGCCGTGAGGCCGTCCCGTACGGCCTGCGGGATCCGGTCCTCGACCAGCAGCAGGCCGTCGCCGGACGGGTGCGGGTGGAAGCCCCCGGGATAGCTGGAGCCGAAGACCCGTGGCGCCTCGACCGCCTGCTGGGCGGTCATCCCGAAGACCGTCTGGTTCAGATACGCCTGGAGCATCGCCTGCACGATGACGTCACCGCCCGGGCAGCCCATCGCGGTGACCGCCGGTTCCCCGCCCGTGTCCTGAAGGGCGATCAGCGCGGCGGGTGTCACACAGGGCCGCTTGCCCGGAGCGATCACATTCGGATGGCCCGCGACCAGGCGGCTCTGCACACCGCGCGGGGAGCACAGGATGCCGAGGCCGGGGACGATCGGGGCGCCGTCGAGCGTGTCGCTGGGGGACGTGGCGAACGCGGTGCCCTCGCCGTCCATGACCACGACCGCCGTGGTGCTGCCGAGCCTCGGCCTGCCGTCGGGCAGCGTCGGCAGGCTGGGCAGCGCCCGGTGCCCGATCCTGGCCCGCAGATCGTCCAGATGACCGGGGGCCAGCAGGCTCTGCGGGTCCACCGACGTGTACCGGGGGTCCCCGAAGGCCCGCTCGCGCTCGGAGAAGGCGAGCTTGAGGGCCTCGGTGACCAGATGCAGATACTCCTCACCGTTGTGCCCGTCGGCCGGGAGACCGCAGCGGTCCAGAACGCCCAGCGACTGAGCGATGATCAGGCCCTGGCTCCAGGCCGGGGTGACGTGCACGGTGCGGTCCCCGAAGCGCACGGACGGCGCGACATCGACGTCCGCCGAGAACTCGGCGAGGTCGTCCGCCTCCAGGAACCCGCCGGCCGCCCGTACGAACTCGGCGATCCGGACGGCCGGTTCGCCCCGGTAGAACGCGTCGTGCGCGGCCGTCAGCCCGCCGTGCCGGTCCGCCCCCGCGCGCAGCGCCGCCCCCTCGGCGTCGGCCAGCGAACGCAGCAGCGCGGCGAGGTCGCGCTGGACCAGCCGTTCACCCGGCCGAGGAGGCCGCCCGAGCGGGCAGTACACCTCCCGACTGGACTCCCAGGCCGCGAAGCCCCGTCCCATCACGGCCAGACTGCGCGCGGTGCGCACATCGACGGGGAAGCCCTCCTCGGCCAGTGCGACGGCGGGAGCGACGGCCTCGGCGAAGCTGATGGTGCCGAAGTCGCGCAGCGCCGTGATCCAGCCGGAGGGGGCACCGGGCACGATCGACGGAGCCCCGCCGAGCGGGAGCGCCCCGCCGTGCCGGGCGAGCATGGCGTCAAGGGTCGCCTCCCGGCCCCACACCCCGACCCCCGCGACGCTGTGGACCGTGTCCGAGCCGGCCGGGCGGATCAGGATGGGGGCGATACCGCCGAAGTTCGCCATGTCGACCTGGACCACATTGGAGGCGAGGCCGGCTGCGACCCCGGCGTCCACCGCGTTGCCGCCTCGGCCCAGCACCTCCGCCGCGACCTGGCTGACCAGGGGATGCCCTCCGACGACCGCCCAGCGTTCGCCGAGCAGTGTGGGGCGCATCGACTCGGGTCCCGGGAAGGCGCCGGGCACGATGCCGCCGCCCATGCCCGAGCCCTGCTCCGGCCCGTCGCCCATGGGTTCGAATCCCTGTGCGATGGTCATCGCGTTCTCCTTCCGAGTTGTCTGGTGCTGCGTTCTCACGGCTCCGGCGCGGACCGGCCCGTGCCGGTGTCTTCCGGTGGTCCGCCCGGTGCCGGGTCAGCCCGGGTACGGCGGGACCGGGCGCCCGCACACTCCGACGTCCGCGGCGAACACCGCTCCGGCGTCGGGTTCGGCGGCCAGCCGGCGTCCGTCCATCTCGACCCGGCCGGTGGTGACATACAGCCGGTCGAGCGCGGGACCGCCGAACGCGCAACTGGTCACCTGACGTACCGGTAGCGGCAGGGTCGCGTCATGGCGCGCGCCGGCGTCGTATCTGCGGATCTGGCCGCCTCGCCAGAGCGCGACCCATACCCCGCCCTCCGCGTCGACGGCGAGGCCGTCCGGCACCCCGGCCTCGTCCTCGATACTCACCCAGGGGCGGCGGTCGCGGGCCTCACCCGTCGCCGGGTCGAAGTCGAGCACGTCGATGCGCCGGGTCGCGCTGTCCACGAAGTACATCCGGCTGCCGTCCGGTGACCAGCCGATCCCGTTGGCCACACTGGTGCGGTCCAGGACCCGCTCCGGAACCGAAGAGCCCGGCGCCAGCCGGTGGAGGGCGCCGCGCCCGGGGAGCATCTCCGCGTCGAGGGTGCCGAACCACAGACGGCCGGCCGGGTCCACCCCGGCGTCGCCCAGGCGGTTGCTCCCGGGCTCGCCCGGGACGGTGATCGTCCGTTCGACCTCGCCGTCGGCATCGAGCAGCAGCACGCCGTGGTGTGCGGCCACGGCCAGGCCGCCGCCCGCTCGGGGCAGCACCGCGCTCACCGCATGCCCGAACTGCCGGTGCGAGAATTCCCCGGTCGCGGGCGTGTAGCGGTGGAGCCGGCCACGCAGGATGTCGACCCAGAGCAGCTCGCCCCTGACACCGTCCCAGGCGGGACCTTCGCCGAGCTGATCGCCGGTGCGCAGGACGGGTCCCGTCGGCGCGGGCAGCACGCGCATCATGACTCCGTCCCGGCGAGCAGGCCGCGCAGCGGCTCCTCGTATGCGGCCAGGGAGTCCAGCCGGCGCGTCCGTGCCTCCCGGTCCGTCTCCAGGACCGTCCGCAGCCGGGCCAGCGCGGCCTCGGCCGCGGGGCGTCCATGCACCGCTCCCCCCGCCACCAGCGGGCGGCCGGAGCGGAACACATCGGTGACATCGGTCGCCGCCGCGCCGCTCACGATCCGCTCCACGGGGTCCAGGTCGGCCTTCGCGCCCGTGGTCCCGGTCGCGACGCAGATCAGATCGGCGCGGAAACCGGGGGCGATCCGGCCGAGCCGCCCGCCGTGCCCGGTCGCGGCGGCCCCTCCCTCGGTGGCCATGGCCAGCACCTCGTGCGGGGTCAGCGGGCCGCCCGTGCGCTCGGCGGCGGCCAGCGCCGCACGCATCTCCGCGAACATGTCCGGTGCCGCCGTGTGCTGGCTGTCCATCCCCAGCGCCACGGTCACCCCGGCGTCCAGCCAGGACCGCACCGGGGCGTCGCCGGAGGCGAGCCGCGCGTTCGAGACCGGGCAGTGCACGAGCGCGGCACCGCGCCGCGCCAGCAGCGCGATCTCGGGGCCGGTCAGCCAGACACCGTGCGCGGCGGAGAGCCCCGGACCCAGCAGCCCGTGCCGGTCGAGCCTGCTCACCGGGTCGCTGCCGCCGTCGCGTCCACCGAGCCAGGTGCGCTGGTGGCGGCTCTCCAGCAGATGGGTGTGGAGCCGCAGCCCGTCGTCGGCGCATCGGCGCAGCACCTCCAGCGCCTCGTCGGAGCACCACTGCGGCGCCACCGGCGCCACCCCGAGGCGCACTCCGGGGCACGAGGGGGCCAAGGAAGCGGCCAGGGCCGGCAGATCCCCCGGCGGGATGCCCCGTGCGGGCGCGGCCAGTGACCGCGGTTCCCGCGCCGGTCCTGGCCATGCCACCGGCAGCGGCTCGGGCAGGAACTCGGCCCGGTCGGTGATCCCGACCGCCAGCTCGGCCCGCAGCCCGGCCTCGGTCAGCGCGGAGGCGACCGCGCGCACCCCGGCCGCGTAGGTGTCCGCGTCGGCGAAGGAGTGGTGGATCGCCTGCACGGTCGTCACCCCGGTGGCCACCAGGGCCACGGCCGCCGCCGTCGTGTCGTCGTACGGGTCGAGGGCGGTGGTTCCGGTGAGCCGTACGACCCAGGTCTCCAGGTCGGTGTCCGCCACGCCCTGTTCGCCGAGCGGCAGGGCACGCAGGTGCGAATGCGCGTCGGTGAACGCCGGGAGCACCACGCCGTCGAGCTCCGTCGTGCGATCGGCGGGTGCGCGGTCGGCCAGTTCGGCGAACGGGGCGACGGCCACCACCGTGCCGTTCTCGACCAGTACACCGGCATCCCTGAGCGGGACGGCCCGCGCGTGGGTCAGCAGGGTCCGGCAGCGCAGCAGCAGCGGGCCGGCGGGAGGCGGGAAGGGACTCATCGCCGCTCCGCCCAGGGCAGCAGCAGCCGTTCGGCCAGCGTGACCAGGGAGAACAGCAGCCCGGCGACGAGCGACGAGGCGAGGATCGCCGCCCACATGGTCGTGGTCTCCAGGGAGAGCGCCGCAGTGATCACGAGCTTGCCGAGTCCCTGACCGCCGATGATCCACTCGGCGGTCATCACCCCGAGCACGGCCGACGGCGCGGCGATCCGCATCGCGTCGAAGAAGGCGGGCATCGCCGCGGGCAGTCTCACCCGGCGGTAGACGGTGACCGGGCGGCAGTTGAGCACATGCATCAGCTCCAGCGCCTCCCGTTCGACCGAACGCAGCCCGAGGAGCACATTGATCAGGGTGGGGAAGAACACGATCAGCGCTGCCACCACGATGGTGAGCGTCGCGCCCCGGCCGAACGCCAGGGTGATGAACGGCGCCAGCGCCACCACCGGGATCGCCCGCAGGGTGAGCGCGAGCGGGTACAGCACGGAGGCCAGGACCGGCGACGCCGAGATGAGCAACGCGAGCGCGAAACCGGCCGCGTTACCCGCGGCGAAGCCCCCCAGGACCGCGAGCACGGTGGACTTCACGGCCTCCAGCACCGCACCCCAGTCGGCGGTGGTGACGATCTCGCTGGGCGCGGGCAGGGCGTACGACGGGGTACCGGTGACCCGTACCCCGACCTCCCACACCGCGAGCGCCGCCGCCAGCACCGCTACGGAGACGGCCGGGCCACGCACACCGGGCAGGGACGGCCCACGGCGCTTCTCCGTGCTCATGGCCTCCGCCTTGCCGGCCGAGGCGACGGCACCGGGGGCGCTGCCCGGCCGGAAGGGTGTCTGCATCCTCATCAGCGGCGCTCACTTCCCGCGTCGACCGACGCATGCCACGGGGTGGCGATCCGGGCCAGCCATCCGAACGCCGCCGCCAGCAGGCCGGTGATGGCGCTGGACAGCACCAGGGCGGCCCACAGTTGGGGCATCTGATAGCCGAACATCGCGTACAGCAGGGCCAGTCCGAGACCCTGGTCGGCGCCCACCCACTCGGCGATCATCGCTGCGATGAACGCGGCCGGAGCGGCGATCTTCAGGGAGGCGGTGAAGGCCGGGAGCGCGTACGGCAGCCGCAGGAAGCGCAGGGAGCCCGCCCAGCCCGTGTTCAGGACCTCGCCGAGCTCCCGCACCCGGCGATCGGTCGAGCGCAGTGCGCCGGTGAGGTTGACCAGTACCGGGAAGAACGCGGCCAGCAGCGCCACCGCGGCCTTGGAGGTGAAGCCGAGGCCGAGCCAGGCGACCAGCGCGGGTGCGAGCGCGACCACGGGGATGCTGTAGATCATCAGTGAGAGGCGGTACACGCCGTCCCCGATCAGCGGCAACCGGTCCATGACCAGTGCCAGTACCACGGCGAGAGCCACTCCGCCGATGAACCCGGCCGCGGCTTCTCCCACGGTGGTCAGCGTGTTGCTCCAGTAGGCGGTGCGGCCGTCCCACAGCACCCCGAGGATCCGCGAGGGGGGCGGCAGCACCCCGCCCGGCCGGTACTCGGTCCGGCCGTACACCTCCCAGGCGGCGAGGAGCGCGCAGTAGACGGTGGCGGCGATCAGGGCCGATGTACGGCGGTTCAGCGGCTGCCGCCCGAGGACTCCCGAAGCCGCCGGAGCGTTCCGGTTCACGGTTCGATCTCCCGGTACACCTCGGTCAGCAGGTCGGTGAGCCGCTGCTCGTAGGCCGTGAACTCCGGCAGCAGCATCGTCTCCGCCGTCCGCGGGCGGGGCAGGTCGATCTCCAGTTCGGCGATGATCCGGCCGGGTCCGCGGCCCAGGACGAACACCTGGTCGGAGAGGAAGACGGCCTCGGACACGTTGTGGGTGACCAGGATCGCGGTCGTCCCGGTCTCCAGCCAGATCCGCTGCAACTCGTCGTTCATCTGCCGGCGCCGGATCTCGTCCAGGCCGTTGAACGGCTCGTCGAGGAAGAGCAGCCGAGGACGAAGGATCAACGCGCGGGCGATGGCCACCCGCCGGGCCATACCGCCGGACAGCTTCGCCGGCAAAGCCTTCTCGAAGCCTTCCAGACCGACCAGGCGCAGCAGATCGCGGGCCTGCTCGCGGCGTTCGTCCTTCGGTACTCCGGCCACCTGCAACGGCAGTTCCACGTTGGCCAGCGCGCTGCGCCAGGGGAGCAGCACCGGGTCCTGGAAGACGAAGCCGAACTCCGCCGCCTTACGGGCCTGCGTCGGGGTCCGGCCGAACACCTCGACGGTGCCGGTGGTCGGCTGGACGACATCGGCGAGGATCCGCAGCAGGGTCGACTTGCCGCATCCGGACGGGCCGATGAGCGTGGCGAAGGCGCCCTCACGGACAGTCAGGTCGATGCCTTCCAACGCGGTGAAGGGCGAGCCCCCGACATCGAACCGCTTGCCGATGCCCTCGGCGCGCACCACCGCGCCGCTGCCGCCTCCTGCCGTCCCCGCCGCGGTCTTCGCGGCTGCGAGGGCCGGACCGGGGTGCCGGCCCGCGGCCCTCACGCCCGGACTCCGTCGCTCGCCGCGGTGTCGGCGTCGGTCGCGCCGGGGCCGCCGTCCAGGCCCAGCAGACGGGCCAGGTTGGCGCCCTCGACCAGGGCCCGGTCCGCCTCGTCCGGGACGGCCCGGGCGATCTTGGCCCGTTCCAGGTCGAAGTGGCTTCCCGGCCAGTCGGTACCCATCACCAGACGGGAGGCGCCGAGCCGCCCGTAGGCCATCTGCACCTCGATGAGCTGGGTGCCGGACGTCTCCAGATAGATGTGCTCATTGCGTTCGGCGACCAGGATCGCCTCGTTGACGTTCCAGATCGTGCCCATGTGGGCGATCAGCAGGGGCACTTCGGGGAAGCCCTTGGAGATCTCCTCGATGGACAGCGGGGCGCAGAACGGGTCGTCCAGCGCGTTCACCAGGATCATCAGCCCGGCCTCACGGGCGACCGAGAAGACCGGGTCGAGCAGCCCGTGGTCGGCGAAGTGGTAGCCGTGCATCGTCGGGTGGAGCTTGAGACCCTTGAGTCCGTACTCCTGCCCGCACTTCAGGACGGTCTCCACCGCGTCCGGCCGCCTGGGGTCCACCTGGCCGAAGCCGACGATACGGTCCGGGTGTTCGGCGACCGTCCTGGCGATGAAGTCGTTGTCGATCATCTGGCCGAGGGAGCACCCCACGGCCATGTCCACGCCCGCCGCGTCCATCGACGCGATCATGTTCTCGGGGGTGTAGGACTCGGCCGTGAGGTAGTCCGAAGTCCCCCCGGCCTGCCACACGTTGTTGTACGCGTCGATGATCACGGGTGTTTCACTCCGCTTCGATTGGTTGTCGGGTACCGACCGGCCCGCCGAGGTGTCGCGGGCCGGGACGGGGCGAGCCGGGTACGGCCGGACGGGATCGGGCTCAGGTCAGCAGGGAGGTACGCCCGCCGTAGGCGGCTTCGAGGACGGAGGTGTCCACCACGTCCGCGGCCTTCAGCTTCTTGCCGATCGTGCCGACGCTCACCAGCTGGTCGATGATCTTCTGCATCTTGGCCGGGTCGACCTGGAGCACACCCTTGGGCGAGGTGATGAGGTCCTTCTGGAACCGGGCGGTGGCGGCCTCCTCCTCGGGCTTGAGGCCGCCGGTGTTCCACTTGGTCGCCACGAGCCGCCCGATCTCGTCGGGGTGGGCGTTCATGTACTCGTAGCCCTTGATCGTCGCGCGCAGGAACCGCACCAGCTCGTCGTGCTGCTTCTCCAGGTGGTCCCGGGTCGTGATCAGCACGTTTCCGTAGCTGGGGACGCCGAGGTCCTCCAGGTACAGCACATGGACGTCCACGCCCTGCCGCTTGAGCGCCACCGCCTGGGAGGTGGCGTAGCCGGAGTAGCCGGACGCCTGCCCGGTGGTGAGCTGGGTCGGGTCGGTTCCGGCGGGTATGAACCGGACGTCCTTGACGCCGGCCTTCTTCACCAGCGCCTCGAACTGCTGCCGTGACGCCTCGGTGACGGCGATCGTCCGGCCGGCGAAGTCCTCGATCGACGTGATCGGGTCGTCCGCCTTGCTGATGATCGAGAAGGGCGAGGTCTGGAAGATCGCTCCGTAGATCACGAGGGGCTGGCCCTTGGCGACGGCCACCAGCACATTGGTGTTGTCGTCGTCCCCGGTGAAGGACTTGCCGGAGGCCACCTGCTGCCAGGCCAGGATGTTGGGGCCACCGGCGGTGAACGACGTACTGAGCTTCTCCGCCTTGTAGTACCCCTTCACTTCGGCGGCGTAGAACCCGCCGAACTGGGTGAGTTTCAGCCAGCCGAGCTGGTCGTTGATCTTCAGCGAGCCGTCGGCGGACTTTCCGCCGGAAGAGCCGTCCGAGCAGGCCGTCAGTAGTCCGCCGGCGGCCAACAGCCCGGCGCCGGCTCCGAACAGCCGGAGAACGTCACGGCGCGCGGGGGCTCCGGGAAATATACGTGCTGGGTCCATCCGAATCCTCCACGGGGCGTCAACGAACAATGCGAGAAGGCCAGGGATCGGTGCAGGTCAGACGGAAGACATCCGCTGTTCCGTGACGTCATCCTGGCGAACCCCCGGGTGGTCCACAATGAACAAACTGTCTGCTGATGGATTGATCACTTAACGAACCGTCCACGCGACGAGGCGCCCGCATCCATGGCCGAAAACATCGGGAGAGCTGCGCACAAGAGGCCTATGAGGCAGGGAAGGCGTTGAGCTGGGCCGACGCGCCCGCGGTGATCCTGACGAGGCGGCGCATCGGGGCAGCGGCGACGCCGCCTAGGGTGTCCCCCCCGGCTACCGTTGCTCCACATGACAGCCACCGAGAGGGACATCACCGAGGATCTGATCCGGGATCTGCTGCGCGAGCAGCACCCCGACCTGGCGGATCGCCCCGTGAAGCTCGGAGCGCTCGGCTGGGACAACCAGGTGTGGCGGCTCGGCGACGACCTCGCCGTCCGATTGCCCTGGGCGACACAGTCCGCGGACGCCCTGCTGCGCAAGGAACACGCCTGGCTGCCCCTCCTCGCCCCGCACCTTCCTCTGCAGATCCCCGTCCCGCAGCGCCTTGGTGAGCCATCCGAACGTTTTCCACGGCCCTGGCTCGTCACCACCTGGGTACCCGGCGAGCCTGCCGACCGCGCCCCGGCGACGCGCGGCGCGGAGGCGGCCGTCACCCTGGCCACCTTCCTGACCGCTCTTCACCGCCCCGCCCCCGACGGGGCGCCGACCGGCCGAGACCGCGGGGGACCGCTGGCCGACACCGCCGAACACTTCACCCAGGCGCTCGCCTCGGCCACCGAGAGGGGGCTGATCCGCGAACCGGACGCCGTTCGCGTGGTCTGGGAGGACGCCGCCGCCGCGCCCGAGTGGGAAGGCCCACGCCTCTGGCTCCACGGCGACCTGCATCCGGCCAACATCCTGACCACGAACGGCACCTTCTCCGGCGTGATCGACTTCGGTGACCTCTTCGCCGGCGACCCGGCCTGCGACCTCGCCGCCGCTTGGGTCCTGCTGCCGGACGGCGCCGTCGACCACTTCCACGAGACCTACCGGCCGAGCCCGGACACCGCGACCCTGCGCCGCGCCCGCGGCTGGGCGGTGCTGCGCGCTCTCAGCGGCATCCACATCGGGGACGCCGGCGTTCACGGCCGCCCCGGAGGCAAACCGACCTGGGGCCCGCCCGCCCACGCCGCACTGCGACGCCTCACCGCATCGGTACACCAGTGATCAAGCACCCCGTGCGGTGAGGTGAATGAGAAGCGCAGGTGTCGACCGACCGGCGGTCTTCTCGGCTGTCTGCTGAACTGCTCAGCCGGATGCCACGTATCACCCACTGCGGGTGGGTGGCGCCGTGCCACCTGGCGTCCTGCCGGGGAAACGGGCCGGCGGAGTTCGGGACGCGCGCTGCCCGGAGAAGGGGATGAACGATTTCAGTGGCTTCGAGCCGCCCGGTCGGTGGCGCTCTCGTCTCGACCGCGTCGGCAGGACAGGAGGAGAGGGCGAGCGGAGCACCGGTCCATCGGCATGTGCGGGGTCTGGACGGCCTTCGCGGCCTGGCGGCACTGTATGTGGTCCTGTTCCACTGCTGGTTGTACACGTTCCCGGGCTACCCCGACAGTTCGGCGCCCGCGTGGCTGGATGTGCTGATGTTCGGGCGCGTCGCCGTCGTCTTCTTCCTGGTGCTGTCCGGCTTCTCCCTGGCGATCTCGCCGACGCGTCACGGCTGGCGGTCGGAGGGCGTCGCCCCGTTCCTGCGGCGACGCGCCTGGCGCATCCTGCCTCCCTATTGGGCGGCGCTGGCCATGAGCCTGGCCATTTCCTGGTTCGTGGTACCGGCTTCGCATTACGGCCCGCCCACCGGCGCGTCCATTCTGGTGTACGGCCTCGTCGCTCAGGACATGTTCACCGCCCCGACTCCGAACGGAGCGTTCTGGTCGATCGGAGTGGAGACCGAACTCTATCTCCTCTTTCCCCTCCTCCTGTTTGTCCGGCGGCGGTTCAGCGCCGCGGTCCTGGCCGCATGCGTGACGCTTCCGGTGATCGCCCATGGGCTGATGGCGGCCGGCGCGTCCCCCGTGGAGGGTGACAACTGGCTCACTCCCCATCTCGCTCCCGTGTTCGTCGCAGGCATGCTGGGCGCAGGGATCGTCGCTGCCTCGGACCGAGTTCAGCGCTTGCCATGGGGGTGGTTCGCCGTACTGGCCGCTCTGCCTGTCCTCGCTCTCGGGTTCATCCAGGGTTCTGTGTGGACGGTGAACCACTACTTCTGGATAGACCTCGCCCTTGCTCCGGCCATGACGATGCTGCTTGCCGCGGTCGCCACCGGCAGGCCCGCCATCCTCGTACGGCTCCTGACCGCGCGACCTGTCCGGAGTCTCGGTGGTTTCTCCTACAGTCTCTACCTGATCCATCTGCCGATCGTCATGGCCGTGATCCGCCGGGCAGCCCCGCATTTCGTCTCGCCCGGCCTGCCCACGTTCTGGTTCACGCTCATCCTGGCCCTGCCGGTCTCGGTGCTCGGCGCATGGCTGTTCTCCCGGATCTTCGAGATGCCCTTCAAGCGGAACAGATCGTGGAAAACCATGATCCGCGGACCGCGGAACGGCATCCGGTAGTCCGCGCCCACTTGCTTCATTGACCCCAGGCATGACTGAGGTGCTTCCACTCCGGAGGCAGCTGACCGGGGGATGCCTCGGCGTTCACTCCCGGTGCTGCTCCGCTCGCTGCGGGTTCGGCAGGTTCAGGGTGAACGCCGTTTCGACGCCCGGGTCGCTCATGGCCGTGACGGTGCCCCCGTGGGCGGTGACGAGGTGTCGCACGATGGCCAGCCCCAGGCCGCTTCCGCCGGTCCGCCGACTGCGTGACTTCTCCGACCGCCAGAACCGGTCGAAGATGTGCGGGAGATCCCCCGGGGCGATGCCGCTTCCGGTGTCGCGCACCGTGAGTAGGACATGGTCGTCGGTCTGCTCGGCGGTGAGGGTGATCGTGCCGCCCGCCGGAGTGTGACGGATGGCGTTCGACACCAAGTTGCCCACGATCTGGCGCATCCGGACCGGGTCCGCGTCCAGTTGAACGCCGTCGGGCACCTGCTGGAGCAGGGTGATGCCCGATGCCTCGGCCTGCGCTCCGTGCGCTGCGGCGACATGGGAGAGGAGTTCGCCGGCCGACAGGAGTTCGCGGTGCAGCTTCAGCGTGCCGGCATCGGCCGCGGCGAGGTCCTGGAGGTCGTCGACGACGCGTTGCAGCAGGAGCGCCTCCTCGTGGAGGCTGGCGATGAGCGCGGGGTCGGGCTCCACGATCCCGTCCCGGGTGACCTCCAGCCATCCGCGGATATTGGTGAGGGGTGTCCTCAGCTCATG encodes:
- a CDS encoding thiamine pyrophosphate-dependent dehydrogenase E1 component subunit alpha, whose translation is MDGPTLVARYTEMVRMRRFEEACLEGVPTREIHGELHTGIGQEAVAAGLVGTLRDDDALVSTHRSHLHALAKGVPARPMLAEIYERATGLCGGYGGHMHLFDLERRFSTTGIVGATLPVALGHAWAAQLEGRDSVAVGVTGDGGANTGGFHESLNMAGAWNLPLVVLIENNEWAISVPFTESTSTATLAERAAAYGAWGRRVDGLDVEAVAEAFAEAVAHARAGNGPAVLEATCYRFRGHFEGDLDLYRPTGEKDRRRQEHDPLPLTRARILERGAATEAQLDAAEAAMTAEIAAALAAVRADPLPDPATARDHVFAKGPSA
- a CDS encoding allophanate hydrolase-related protein, which produces MDTEPTTEATTAPTTDLFVNGTLMRGLALHPNLAGAEFLGEARTVPRYRLHSVGDVHPGMYRLTSEENGPHGVSVAGEVYRVPADVLRRVEAGEPPGLYRGPVELADGRTLDGILYPRELAEGRHLDISAYGGWRAYTAARPRPARAGTAGTWSWHHSGVVVPDLGAAVDFHRRVLGFEVAFEALGMTDLISGLLGIPGLGCDLVQCVSPVSGVRLELLSFRDVPAGTDPRLPVWPGVAHTAHLVDDLDAALDGLVGAGGELIGQVTEFSEGRAAYCWTPSRTVVELEEQPCPDH
- a CDS encoding gamma-glutamyltransferase family protein: MTIAQGFEPMGDGPEQGSGMGGGIVPGAFPGPESMRPTLLGERWAVVGGHPLVSQVAAEVLGRGGNAVDAGVAAGLASNVVQVDMANFGGIAPILIRPAGSDTVHSVAGVGVWGREATLDAMLARHGGALPLGGAPSIVPGAPSGWITALRDFGTISFAEAVAPAVALAEEGFPVDVRTARSLAVMGRGFAAWESSREVYCPLGRPPRPGERLVQRDLAALLRSLADAEGAALRAGADRHGGLTAAHDAFYRGEPAVRIAEFVRAAGGFLEADDLAEFSADVDVAPSVRFGDRTVHVTPAWSQGLIIAQSLGVLDRCGLPADGHNGEEYLHLVTEALKLAFSERERAFGDPRYTSVDPQSLLAPGHLDDLRARIGHRALPSLPTLPDGRPRLGSTTAVVVMDGEGTAFATSPSDTLDGAPIVPGLGILCSPRGVQSRLVAGHPNVIAPGKRPCVTPAALIALQDTGGEPAVTAMGCPGGDVIVQAMLQAYLNQTVFGMTAQQAVEAPRVFGSSYPGGFHPHPSGDGLLLVEDRIPQAVRDGLTARGHDVRAWPAYEFDAGSVQTVGDLVPPPPDGPRVLAAGADPRRSAYAMAR
- a CDS encoding SMP-30/gluconolactonase/LRE family protein translates to MMRVLPAPTGPVLRTGDQLGEGPAWDGVRGELLWVDILRGRLHRYTPATGEFSHRQFGHAVSAVLPRAGGGLAVAAHHGVLLLDADGEVERTITVPGEPGSNRLGDAGVDPAGRLWFGTLDAEMLPGRGALHRLAPGSSVPERVLDRTSVANGIGWSPDGSRMYFVDSATRRIDVLDFDPATGEARDRRPWVSIEDEAGVPDGLAVDAEGGVWVALWRGGQIRRYDAGARHDATLPLPVRQVTSCAFGGPALDRLYVTTGRVEMDGRRLAAEPDAGAVFAADVGVCGRPVPPYPG
- a CDS encoding amidohydrolase family protein, with protein sequence MSPFPPPAGPLLLRCRTLLTHARAVPLRDAGVLVENGTVVAVAPFAELADRAPADRTTELDGVVLPAFTDAHSHLRALPLGEQGVADTDLETWVVRLTGTTALDPYDDTTAAAVALVATGVTTVQAIHHSFADADTYAAGVRAVASALTEAGLRAELAVGITDRAEFLPEPLPVAWPGPAREPRSLAAPARGIPPGDLPALAASLAPSCPGVRLGVAPVAPQWCSDEALEVLRRCADDGLRLHTHLLESRHQRTWLGGRDGGSDPVSRLDRHGLLGPGLSAAHGVWLTGPEIALLARRGAALVHCPVSNARLASGDAPVRSWLDAGVTVALGMDSQHTAAPDMFAEMRAALAAAERTGGPLTPHEVLAMATEGGAAATGHGGRLGRIAPGFRADLICVATGTTGAKADLDPVERIVSGAAATDVTDVFRSGRPLVAGGAVHGRPAAEAALARLRTVLETDREARTRRLDSLAAYEEPLRGLLAGTES